In Nocardioides sp. JQ2195, a genomic segment contains:
- a CDS encoding TetR/AcrR family transcriptional regulator, translating to MSIPTSRRRPTRDEVRRALLDAAAQVFARRGIEAASMDEVAAAAGFTKGALYSNFSSKNALVEELADDHVSAYVELGLAAIANTEQPLSAQARALGDRLTRAMDENHDWNLLFVELWARAVRQGDPDGSFLRRRRDLHRIIADTVAEHSRLAGVELAMPADEVATLLMALANGLAIERNVAPGAVAPDLLGRALALFVRPVG from the coding sequence GTGTCCATTCCCACCAGTCGACGGCGGCCCACGCGTGACGAGGTGCGCCGTGCGTTGCTCGATGCGGCGGCCCAGGTCTTCGCGCGCCGTGGCATCGAGGCGGCGAGCATGGACGAGGTGGCTGCGGCGGCAGGCTTCACGAAGGGCGCGCTCTACTCCAACTTCAGCAGCAAGAACGCCCTGGTCGAGGAGCTGGCCGACGACCACGTCTCGGCGTACGTCGAGCTCGGCCTGGCCGCGATCGCCAACACGGAGCAGCCGCTGTCCGCGCAGGCCCGCGCGCTGGGGGACAGGCTCACCCGGGCCATGGACGAGAACCACGACTGGAACCTGCTCTTCGTCGAGCTCTGGGCCCGGGCCGTCCGGCAAGGGGACCCGGACGGCTCGTTCCTGCGCCGGCGTCGCGACCTGCACCGCATCATCGCCGACACCGTCGCCGAGCACTCCCGGCTGGCGGGCGTGGAGCTGGCGATGCCTGCCGACGAGGTCGCAACGCTGCTGATGGCACTGGCCAACGGGTTGGCGATCGAGCGCAACGTGGCCCCCGGGGCCGTTGCGCCGGACCTCCTCGGTCGAGCCCTTGCGCTGTTCGTGCGGCCCGTCGGGTGA
- a CDS encoding cytochrome P450, with product MSLMNRLGAVRENVAHEVAQSVRWGFGQALPQLALGAAARRGDLHGRLVAKTVDGAEMPTDLFDEARANGPLQRSKLAFVTASMPTVREILGSPDVHAGVEFQATGALGSVADWAFAKAPTGPLTPPSLLVIEPPEHTRYRKLVTRVFTVRAVERLRARTEEIANGLLDEIAANADRPVDLVESYCARLPVTVIAEILGVPEEDRATVLDFGTAAAPSLDLGLGWRRFRAVDNALLAFDQWLADHLEAVRRNPGGDLLSQLVAARDDEGNGLDERELKATAGLVLAAGFETTVNLLSNGIRLLHDHPEQLGLLRNDPDRWPQAVEEVLRFDPPVLLTGRTASTETSIAGRRVPEGAILTALLAGANRDPDVFTDPEVFDVTRENAGDHVSFSAGRHYCLGAALARMEGDVGLRTIFDRFPDLQLLDGAERRSTRILRGWENLPAALKA from the coding sequence ATGTCCCTGATGAACCGACTTGGCGCGGTGCGCGAGAACGTCGCGCACGAGGTCGCGCAGTCCGTGCGCTGGGGCTTCGGCCAAGCGCTCCCCCAGCTCGCGCTCGGCGCGGCAGCACGTCGTGGCGACCTCCACGGCCGCTTGGTCGCCAAGACCGTCGACGGCGCCGAGATGCCCACCGACCTCTTCGACGAGGCGCGCGCCAACGGTCCCCTGCAGCGCTCGAAGCTCGCGTTCGTGACCGCCTCCATGCCAACGGTCAGGGAGATCCTGGGCAGCCCCGACGTGCACGCGGGGGTCGAGTTCCAGGCCACCGGCGCGCTCGGCTCCGTGGCCGACTGGGCCTTCGCCAAGGCACCCACCGGCCCGCTCACCCCACCGTCGCTGCTGGTCATCGAGCCGCCGGAGCACACCCGCTACCGCAAGCTGGTGACCCGGGTCTTCACGGTCCGCGCCGTGGAGCGACTCCGCGCACGCACCGAGGAGATCGCCAACGGACTGCTCGACGAGATCGCCGCGAACGCTGACAGACCCGTCGACCTGGTGGAGTCCTACTGTGCGCGGCTCCCGGTCACCGTGATCGCCGAGATCCTGGGGGTTCCCGAGGAGGATCGGGCCACCGTCCTCGACTTCGGCACGGCTGCGGCGCCGAGCCTCGACCTAGGCCTGGGCTGGCGCCGCTTCCGCGCCGTCGACAATGCGCTGCTCGCCTTCGACCAGTGGCTGGCCGACCACCTCGAGGCCGTGCGCCGCAACCCGGGCGGCGACCTGCTGAGCCAGCTGGTGGCTGCTCGCGACGACGAGGGCAACGGGCTCGACGAGCGTGAGCTGAAGGCCACGGCCGGCCTCGTGCTGGCCGCCGGCTTCGAGACCACCGTCAACCTGCTCAGCAACGGCATCAGGCTGCTGCACGATCACCCGGAGCAGCTGGGGCTGCTCCGCAACGACCCTGACCGGTGGCCCCAAGCGGTCGAGGAGGTGCTGCGCTTCGACCCACCGGTCCTGCTCACCGGGCGCACCGCGTCCACGGAGACCTCCATCGCCGGTCGACGTGTCCCCGAGGGCGCGATCCTGACCGCCTTGCTGGCAGGGGCCAACCGCGATCCCGACGTCTTCACCGATCCTGAGGTCTTCGACGTGACCCGGGAGAACGCCGGCGACCACGTCTCGTTCTCAGCGGGTCGCCACTACTGCTTGGGCGCAGCCCTGGCCCGCATGGAGGGTGACGTCGGGCTGCGCACGATCTTCGACCGCTTCCCCGATCTCCAGCTGCTCGACGGAGCCGAACGACGCTCCACCCGGATCCTGCGCGGCTGGGAGAACCTGCCCGCTGCGTTGAAGGCCTAG
- a CDS encoding aminodeoxychorismate lyase, which yields MRAWVNGQVLSDPRAAAITVSDHGFTVGDGVFEAVKVVEGRPFALTRHVARLARSAAGLGLPEVDETVVRRAVDEVVAGQDLPLGRVRITFTGGVAPLGSGRGEAPPTLAVVAAPMEPYPPSTSVVSVPWPRNERGALAGLKTTSYAENVVALAHAAERGATEALFVNLAGNICEGTGSNIFYVVDGELRTPTLDSGCLAGVTRALVLEWYGAREVDEPLSVLDRASEVFLVSTTRDVQAVHSLDGREHPAPGPVTSEVAQTWARKEAEDPDP from the coding sequence ATGCGTGCATGGGTGAACGGACAGGTGCTGTCGGATCCGCGGGCGGCGGCGATCACCGTCTCCGACCACGGATTCACGGTGGGGGACGGGGTCTTCGAGGCGGTCAAGGTGGTCGAGGGGCGTCCCTTCGCGCTGACTCGCCACGTGGCCCGGTTGGCGCGCAGTGCCGCGGGCCTGGGGCTCCCGGAGGTCGACGAGACGGTCGTGCGCCGAGCAGTCGACGAAGTCGTCGCCGGCCAGGACCTGCCCCTGGGCAGGGTGCGGATCACCTTCACCGGTGGCGTCGCGCCCCTGGGCTCTGGACGCGGGGAGGCCCCACCGACCCTGGCCGTGGTGGCCGCACCGATGGAGCCCTACCCTCCGAGCACGTCGGTGGTCAGCGTGCCGTGGCCCCGCAACGAGCGCGGGGCGCTGGCCGGCCTCAAGACCACGTCGTACGCCGAGAACGTGGTCGCGCTGGCCCACGCGGCTGAGCGCGGAGCCACCGAGGCGTTGTTCGTGAACCTCGCCGGGAACATCTGCGAGGGCACCGGCAGCAACATCTTCTACGTCGTCGACGGTGAGCTGCGCACCCCCACGCTCGACTCGGGCTGCTTGGCCGGTGTCACGCGCGCTCTCGTCCTGGAGTGGTACGGCGCCCGCGAGGTCGACGAGCCACTGTCGGTGCTCGACCGGGCCAGCGAGGTCTTCCTCGTCTCGACGACGCGGGACGTGCAGGCCGTGCACTCCTTGGACGGGCGCGAGCACCCGGCACCCGGGCCGGTCACCAGCGAGGTCGCACAGACCTGGGCGCGCAAGGAAGCAGAAGACCCCGACCCGTGA